Proteins from a genomic interval of Acetobacterium woodii DSM 1030:
- the pstB gene encoding phosphate ABC transporter ATP-binding protein PstB yields MDKKIKFNTKNLDLFYGDFQALKSINMEICEKEVTAFIGPSGCGKSTFLRCLNRMNDLIDSVKIKGEILFDGNDINGDIDVISLRTRVGMVFQKPNPFPMSIYENIAYGPKCQGMKDKTVLDTLVKESLVKAALWDEVKDRLNKSALGLSGGQQQRLCIARTIAMNPEVILMDEPTSALDPIATAKIEDLMSSLKQDYTIIIVTHSMQQAGRISDKTAFFLMGEVIEFNETPVIFTNPNDKRTEDYITGRFG; encoded by the coding sequence ATGGACAAGAAAATTAAGTTTAACACGAAAAACCTTGATTTGTTTTACGGCGATTTTCAAGCTCTCAAATCAATCAATATGGAAATATGTGAAAAAGAAGTGACGGCCTTTATTGGTCCGTCCGGTTGTGGTAAATCAACTTTTTTACGGTGTTTAAACCGGATGAATGATCTCATCGATTCGGTAAAAATAAAAGGAGAGATCTTATTCGATGGCAATGACATTAATGGTGATATTGATGTTATCAGTTTACGAACGCGAGTAGGAATGGTCTTTCAGAAACCCAATCCTTTTCCCATGAGTATTTATGAAAACATTGCTTATGGTCCAAAATGCCAGGGTATGAAAGATAAAACCGTGCTGGACACGCTGGTTAAGGAAAGTTTAGTTAAGGCAGCACTTTGGGATGAAGTAAAGGATCGCTTAAATAAGTCGGCACTTGGTCTCTCCGGCGGTCAGCAGCAACGTCTTTGTATTGCGCGAACCATTGCCATGAATCCTGAGGTAATTCTAATGGATGAACCAACTTCAGCGCTGGACCCCATAGCCACCGCTAAAATTGAAGATTTGATGTCGAGTTTGAAACAAGACTATACGATTATCATTGTCACGCACTCAATGCAACAGGCTGGTCGAATTTCTGATAAAACAGCTTTCTTTCTAATGGGTGAGGTGATCGAATTTAATGAAACCCCTGTCATTTTCACCAATCCAAATGATAAACGGACAGAGGATTACATCACAGGGCGCTTTGGATGA
- a CDS encoding GAF domain-containing protein yields MKAIERQNILIVSRRLDIFRELTDQLKLKYVVYFAIDDQTTLEDTMTIQPDLVLIDVQLPESKGFIICKQLKLNDKTQAIPVIFIADSFEIEEQVRALNLGAMDYLARPFNVEVEMIKIDNQLQSYQALKKLKCEVIKGNEFSKHILENEERLKRIVNILQHPSETIQEFLDYSMKQAIEFTDSKIGYIYNYDESSKQFTLNSWSETVMKECQVKQKQTIYELDKTGIWGEAVRQRGPIIVNDFNVENPLRKGYPQGHVHLDNFLTVPIFKKNKLLGFWD; encoded by the coding sequence ATGAAAGCAATTGAAAGACAAAATATTTTAATAGTTAGCAGAAGGTTAGATATATTTCGAGAATTAACAGACCAGTTAAAATTAAAATATGTTGTTTATTTTGCTATCGATGATCAAACTACACTTGAAGATACCATGACGATTCAACCGGATTTAGTTTTGATTGATGTCCAGTTACCAGAAAGTAAAGGCTTCATTATTTGTAAACAACTTAAATTAAATGACAAAACTCAAGCGATCCCAGTAATCTTTATTGCAGATAGTTTTGAGATTGAAGAGCAAGTGAGAGCGTTAAACTTAGGAGCAATGGATTATTTGGCAAGACCGTTTAATGTCGAAGTTGAGATGATCAAGATTGACAATCAGCTTCAATCGTATCAGGCATTAAAAAAATTAAAATGTGAAGTTATTAAGGGCAATGAATTTAGTAAACATATACTGGAAAATGAAGAGCGTTTAAAAAGAATTGTTAACATTTTACAGCATCCTTCGGAAACAATTCAGGAATTTCTGGATTATTCGATGAAACAAGCGATTGAGTTCACGGATAGTAAAATTGGTTATATTTATAATTATGACGAAAGCAGTAAACAATTTACTTTAAACTCATGGTCAGAAACAGTAATGAAAGAATGTCAAGTTAAACAAAAACAGACAATTTATGAACTTGATAAAACCGGAATATGGGGAGAAGCAGTCCGGCAACGAGGTCCAATTATAGTAAATGATTTTAACGTTGAGAATCCCCTAAGAAAAGGCTATCCTCAAGGACACGTTCACTTGGATAATTTTTTAACAGTTCCTATTTTCAAAAAAAACAAATTGTTGGGGTTCTGGGATTAG
- the pstC gene encoding phosphate ABC transporter permease subunit PstC yields the protein MQAIKRKKQKEKIIENFFFICAFVAVASVLAITVFVFYNGVKPFISNSYSLFEFLTGVEWRPGSNLYGIFYMIMGSIYATVGAILIGVPVAILTAVYIAEMAGSTFGKIIRFAVELLAGIPSVLYGVFGLGIIVPYVLKISPMAQGESLLATILVLAIMILPTVVSISETSISVVPREYREGSYALGASKIQTIFKVVLPAARSGIMTGVILGIGRAIGETMAVMLVCGNPIAGIPTSIFDQIRPLTTNIALEMGYASGVHQELLYSTGVVLFVFIMIINFVVNKLVKAKVGS from the coding sequence AACGTAAGAAACAAAAAGAAAAAATAATCGAGAACTTTTTTTTCATTTGTGCATTTGTAGCGGTAGCCAGTGTTTTGGCGATTACAGTTTTTGTTTTTTATAACGGCGTCAAACCATTTATTTCTAATAGTTATTCACTTTTTGAATTTTTAACCGGTGTTGAATGGCGGCCCGGATCAAATTTGTATGGTATTTTTTATATGATTATGGGGTCCATTTATGCGACTGTAGGAGCAATTCTTATCGGTGTCCCGGTTGCAATCCTGACCGCTGTTTATATTGCCGAGATGGCTGGATCCACTTTTGGTAAAATCATTCGCTTTGCGGTTGAATTGCTGGCTGGAATCCCATCCGTTTTATATGGGGTTTTTGGCTTAGGAATTATTGTTCCCTATGTACTTAAAATATCACCGATGGCTCAGGGGGAATCATTATTGGCTACGATTTTAGTATTAGCAATTATGATTTTGCCAACTGTTGTAAGTATTTCGGAAACCTCAATTAGCGTTGTTCCAAGAGAATATCGGGAAGGTTCGTATGCCTTGGGAGCATCAAAGATTCAAACGATCTTTAAGGTTGTTTTACCGGCGGCCCGATCAGGAATTATGACGGGTGTTATTCTGGGAATTGGTCGAGCAATTGGGGAAACGATGGCCGTTATGTTGGTTTGTGGTAATCCCATTGCCGGTATTCCCACCAGTATCTTTGATCAGATTCGTCCCCTTACCACAAATATCGCGTTGGAAATGGGTTATGCATCCGGAGTACATCAGGAACTCTTATATTCGACCGGGGTGGTATTGTTTGTTTTTATTATGATTATCAATTTTGTTGTTAATAAATTGGTTAAAGCAAAGGTGGGCAGTTGA
- the phoU gene encoding phosphate signaling complex protein PhoU, producing the protein MRVEYNEELRTIKDEILLMSAITEKMLSDSVLALKSKDSDLARSVIERDDLVDAKEIELQLIVSQVIATQGAVATDLRRLASTYKIITNLERIADLAVNVSKRVLELSDIVYMKRLVDIPRMCELAEKLLKLAIQAFINEDITHLREIVDLEDEIDALNIQIHHDCLAYMMDDSKNIHQGSVFIFVGSYLERIGDHATNIFETVFYIVTGDYIDFNDLTEETIAQVLVAQN; encoded by the coding sequence ATGCGAGTAGAATATAACGAAGAATTAAGAACAATTAAAGATGAGATCTTGTTGATGTCGGCAATAACCGAAAAAATGTTGTCCGATTCAGTTTTGGCGCTTAAATCGAAAGATTCAGATTTGGCCAGATCAGTGATTGAACGGGATGATTTGGTAGATGCCAAAGAAATTGAGCTTCAGCTCATTGTCAGTCAGGTTATTGCGACTCAGGGAGCGGTAGCAACGGATTTGAGACGGTTAGCTTCAACCTATAAAATAATCACAAATCTGGAACGGATCGCTGATTTAGCGGTGAATGTTTCAAAACGGGTTTTGGAATTATCAGATATTGTTTATATGAAGCGATTGGTGGATATTCCGCGGATGTGTGAACTGGCTGAAAAATTATTAAAGTTGGCGATACAGGCATTTATTAATGAAGATATCACTCATTTAAGAGAAATCGTTGATCTGGAAGATGAAATTGATGCGCTGAATATCCAGATTCATCACGATTGTTTGGCATATATGATGGATGATAGTAAAAATATTCATCAGGGATCGGTATTTATTTTTGTCGGCAGTTATCTGGAACGAATTGGTGATCATGCTACGAATATTTTTGAGACTGTTTTTTATATCGTGACGGGTGATTATATTGATTTCAATGATTTGACTGAAGAAACAATCGCTCAAGTTCTTGTGGCACAAAATTAA
- the pstA gene encoding phosphate ABC transporter permease PstA, with translation MSRRVSDLFIKAIIYLATGITLSVLIFIIGFIFVKGIGLINWDFLSRDFNDSVAYAFVESSDVPLSIDQNTLNDKIPYDNRYETALTKPSYVKNIGAAIAQVTFKNHSTEKQQFVITYIEADSPLLKAVDSNGTKLKVGTDYVIESINGNDFTDMSLAEVVSTIGNQSGKLKIKIVQPGGGIKSNIITTLYMVLLSLVIALPLGIFGAIYLTEYAKPGKMVNVIRFAAECLAGIPSIIFGLFGMAFFVVALNFQISLISGSLTVAIILLPVIIRSTEEALKTVPMIFREGSLALGATKLQTIFKVVLPCAVPGIATAVLLSIGRVVGESAALLLTAGTAAQIPGTLFSPGSTLTVQAYYVAKEEGNIELACAIGIVIIVIVIVLNILSRIASDKLDVFNKK, from the coding sequence ATGAGTCGAAGAGTAAGTGATCTTTTTATAAAAGCGATTATTTATCTGGCCACGGGAATTACATTGAGTGTATTAATTTTTATTATCGGATTTATCTTTGTCAAAGGAATTGGTCTCATTAATTGGGATTTTTTAAGCCGTGATTTTAATGATTCGGTGGCTTATGCATTTGTCGAGTCTAGTGATGTTCCCCTAAGTATCGATCAAAATACACTAAACGATAAAATCCCCTATGACAATCGCTATGAAACGGCTTTAACAAAACCAAGCTATGTCAAAAACATTGGTGCGGCGATAGCGCAAGTTACTTTTAAAAATCATTCGACAGAAAAACAGCAGTTTGTCATTACTTATATTGAGGCTGATTCGCCGTTATTAAAGGCGGTAGACTCAAATGGGACAAAGCTGAAGGTCGGAACAGATTATGTCATTGAAAGTATCAATGGCAATGACTTTACGGATATGTCCCTAGCGGAAGTAGTTTCTACAATCGGAAATCAGTCCGGCAAATTGAAAATTAAAATTGTCCAGCCCGGTGGCGGGATTAAATCAAACATCATAACAACCTTATACATGGTGTTGTTGTCGTTGGTGATTGCCTTGCCTTTAGGCATTTTCGGAGCGATTTATTTAACCGAATATGCAAAACCGGGGAAAATGGTCAATGTGATCCGTTTTGCGGCGGAATGTCTGGCGGGGATTCCCTCGATCATTTTTGGTCTATTTGGGATGGCGTTCTTTGTTGTGGCTTTGAATTTTCAGATTTCCCTGATCTCCGGGAGTTTAACAGTTGCGATTATTTTGTTACCGGTTATTATCAGAAGTACCGAAGAAGCTTTAAAAACGGTACCAATGATATTCCGCGAAGGTTCGCTGGCATTAGGTGCGACGAAACTGCAAACCATTTTTAAGGTGGTTTTACCATGTGCGGTACCGGGGATTGCGACCGCGGTGTTGCTGAGTATAGGACGGGTCGTTGGTGAATCGGCGGCATTGCTTTTAACCGCCGGTACCGCCGCGCAAATTCCGGGAACATTGTTTTCACCGGGCAGCACTCTAACCGTACAAGCTTATTATGTGGCCAAAGAAGAAGGTAATATTGAATTGGCTTGTGCGATTGGGATTGTTATAATTGTAATTGTTATTGTACTAAACATCTTGTCGCGGATCGCTTCGGACAAGTTGGATGTCTTTAACAAAAAATGA